The Carassius gibelio isolate Cgi1373 ecotype wild population from Czech Republic chromosome B9, carGib1.2-hapl.c, whole genome shotgun sequence genome includes a region encoding these proteins:
- the crfb2 gene encoding cytokine receptor family member b2, with amino-acid sequence MFVIARILTTIALFHLGCCMDLPAPVKLNLSSQYFVHVLSWEMGPGSPDGVHYKVSVHALEGGTVAVKQCEKVTFPLRCNLTEAFSNVEDIYYVSVTAVLGNRTSPSSDLNPFRPIQNTILDTPLLTVTACNQWLCINLRAPAENLHEVYDSFRFHYLLTITSEDGREFIMKTEGLKNVTIKDLAPGRRYCVNVSIVDSSPPNRPAVCASIPKRANVSDAVISVVLCLLMLLIVMCAPRFFPRCFCLKPDLPPVLSSFQSGNKVLHVTAVESFNKLCEGRNSMDKIKINSEEDEEEEEAEAQAQYLNTRGSPLCVYPVTSRSVSLLNQTPDTSLASSTDAQTANLIVFEGSHSHPEPTASPRLPTGASALQNLPSVFPTHVENEDPESSADVNLFSVMLGGVSDKAEPVKDDVQESGAQRLLKACATSSWISDSLCQNSESKVNILEEEEEDDDNSGYLSRN; translated from the exons ATGTTTGTAATAGCAAGGATACTAACAACCATTGCTTTGTTTCACTTGG GATGCTGCATGGACTTACCTGCCCCTGTAAAACTGAACCTGTCCTCACAATATTTCGTCCACGTGTTGTCCTGGGAAATGGGACCAGGCTCTCCTGATGGTGTCCACTATAAAGTCAGCGTGCATGCACTCGA AGGGGGGACCGTGGCGGTGAAGCAGTGTGAAAAGGTCACATTTCCTCTGCGATGTAATCTCACAGAAGCCTTTTCTAATGTGGAGGACATCTATTACGTCAGTGTGACTGCTGTTCTGGGCAACCGCACCTCACCATCTTCTGACCTCAACCCGTTCAGACCCATTCAGAACA CGATCTTGGATACTCCGCTGCTGACAGTAACTGCATGTAATCAGTGGCTCTGTATAAATCTCAGAGCACCTGCTGAGAATCTCCACGAAGTCTACGATTCATTCCGGTTTCATTATCTATTGACAATCACCAGTGAAGATGGAAGAGAG TTTATTATGAAAACTGAAGGGTTAAAGAATGTGACCATAAAGGACCTGGCCCCTGGACGAAGGTACTGTGTGAATGTCAGTATCGTCGACTCCAGCCCACCCAATAGACCAGCAGTATGTGCCTCCATTCCCAAAAGAGCAAACGTTTCAG ATGCCGTTATCTCAGTCGTCCTGTGTCTGCTGATGTTGCTGATAGTGATGTGTGCACCACGATTCTTTCCTCGCTGTTTCTGTCTAAAACCAGATCTTCCTCCAGTTCTG AGTTCATTTCAGAGTGGGAATAAAGTTCTTCACGTCACTGCTGTTGAATCCTTTAACAAGCTCTGTGAGGGGAGAAACTCCATGGACAAGATAAAGATAAAcagtgaggaagatgaggaggaagaggaggcggAGGCACAGGCTCAGTATCTGAACACTCGAGGTTCTCCGCTCTGTGTTTACCCAGTGACCTCTAGATCGGTTTCTCTTCTGAATCAAACTCCAGACACAAGCCTGGCGTCTTCCACAGATGCTCAGACTGCTAATCTGATTGTGTTTGAAGGCAGCCATAGCCATCCTGAACCCACAGCCTCTCCTAGGCTCCCTACAGGAGCGAGTGCACTTCAGAATTTACCTTCTGTGTTCCCCACACACGTGGAGAATGAAGACCCAGAGAGCAGTGCGGATGTGAACCTGTTTTCTGTGATGTTAGGAGGAGTTTCTGATAAAGCTGAACCTGTTAAAGATGATGTGCAGGAATCAGGTGCTCAGCGTCTGTTAAAGGCTTGTGCTACATCTAGCTGGATTTCTGATTCGCTGTGCCAAAACTCGGAGTCAAAGGTCAACATtttagaggaggaagaggaagacgaTGATAATTCAGGGTACTTGAGTCGAAATTAG